GTGCTGTTCATCGACTCCCTGGCGGCCTTCGCCTTCGCCAAGTTCGACTTCCCCGGGCGCAAGGTGCTCTTCGGCACGCTGCTGGTGTTCATGATGCTGCCGCTCCAGCTGGCCGTCCTGCCGCAGTTCATCCTGATGTCCGAGCTCGGCTGGGTCGGCATGCTCAAGGCGCTGGTCTGGCCCGCCCTCTCCAACGCCTTCGGCATCTTCTGGCTGCGCCAGTACATCGAGAACGGTGTTCCCGACGAACTGCTCGACGCGGCACGCATCGACGGCGCCGGGTTCTTCCGTCAGTACTGGAACGTCGCCCTGCCGATGATCAAGCCCGCGCTGTCCTTCCTCGCCATCTACGCCTTCGTCAACGCCTGGAACGACTACGTCTGGCCGCTCATCGTGCTCACCAACCCCGACCACGTCACGCTCCAGGTGGAGCTTGCCCAGCTCAACCTCGGCCACAACACCGACTACAGCATGGTCATGGCCGGTGTGCTGATGGCAGCCCTGCCCCTGGTCATCGTCTTCAGCATCTTCGCGCGCGGGTTCATCGCGGGCGCCACCGAAGGTGCGGTACAGGGCAGCTGAACCGGTGTCGAGAAGGAGGTGCACAGTGGTGGAGGTCGCCGGCGGGGAACGGCCGCGGCGCGGCAAGGTGCTCGTGGTGGGTATGGACGGGTTGCGCTTCGACCGGCTGATCCGTTCGCCGTCCACGGCACCCGTGCTGCACGGACTGATGGCCTCGGGCGCCCACGGCACCAGCCTGCTGCCGTACGGCGAGGCGGACGGCCAGGCCGACGGCGGGCCGTCCACCAGCATGGCCTACACCGACTCCGGCCCCGGCTGGTCGAGCGTGCTGACCGGAGTGTGGCCCGACCGCCACGGGGTGACCGGCAACGACTTCACCGGCGCCGACTATGCCCGCTACCCCGACTTCCTGACGCGTGCCGTCACCGCCCGGCCCGGCCTGCGCACCGCGGCCGCGGTGTCCTGGCCGCAACTGATCCGCCGCGGCACCCTCGGCCGCGCCATCGGCCGGCGCGTGCGCTACAACGGCGAGTCCCGCGGCTACGAGACCGCCGACCGCCGCGTCGCCCGCACCGTCACACGCTGGCTCACCAAGGGCGACCCGGACGCCGTGTTCGTGTACTTCGGCGCCACCGACGAGGCCGGCCACGCCACGGGCCCCCTCTCCCCCGCCTACGACGACGCTCTCCGTGCCCAGGACACCCACCTCGGGCGGCTGTTGGAGGCGATGGAAGAACGGCGCCGTGACCCCCGGCGCATCGACGAGCACTGG
Above is a window of Streptomyces sp. DT2A-34 DNA encoding:
- a CDS encoding carbohydrate ABC transporter permease, translating into MTTAATTSPATGAKRRLRRPKGLTAHILLALAVLISVFPFLWTIVMATNTTKDIYQSPPKLTFGSHLLENIRNVLNTIDFFGSMLNTIIVASVTTVLVLFIDSLAAFAFAKFDFPGRKVLFGTLLVFMMLPLQLAVLPQFILMSELGWVGMLKALVWPALSNAFGIFWLRQYIENGVPDELLDAARIDGAGFFRQYWNVALPMIKPALSFLAIYAFVNAWNDYVWPLIVLTNPDHVTLQVELAQLNLGHNTDYSMVMAGVLMAALPLVIVFSIFARGFIAGATEGAVQGS
- a CDS encoding alkaline phosphatase family protein, which codes for MEVAGGERPRRGKVLVVGMDGLRFDRLIRSPSTAPVLHGLMASGAHGTSLLPYGEADGQADGGPSTSMAYTDSGPGWSSVLTGVWPDRHGVTGNDFTGADYARYPDFLTRAVTARPGLRTAAAVSWPQLIRRGTLGRAIGRRVRYNGESRGYETADRRVARTVTRWLTKGDPDAVFVYFGATDEAGHATGPLSPAYDDALRAQDTHLGRLLEAMEERRRDPRRIDEHWTVLVTTDHGHLDTGGHGGDTRAEREVFVILAGPGVPESTRLDTPRLIDIAPTVLDRLGIPVDPAWGLQGHPLPRPTAPTSEWS